A window from Cydia strobilella chromosome 9, ilCydStro3.1, whole genome shotgun sequence encodes these proteins:
- the LOC134744222 gene encoding chaoptin-like → MVLGDACVRALHGATLLALLVGPLAAPRPEPCAGSPLCSCRDKHMSCIAVPLHRFPEWPQIELQHLDISMSNLEVLSESALDGLKLQTLVLVANKLHNIEPHAFSSMAVTLASLDLGYNDFTEIPQQGLKDLKVLNWLNLQNNNIAHVEPEIRWHHLEDTLTSLSLSNNQVCALPPRALSALRRLLQLDLEGNLLRSISPDSLPPSLTLIKLSNNFLHKFSCDLVYNLPRLQGIQLRHNFINFDHNSTCSNNKTKKIEKLDLSNNRLNDSTDILILQEIQIRQIILDLNELTIVPKLVYAKNRVERLSISYNNLKYIYNDVFLSLKNSLEHLEVEHNKLSHLPDSLAQVTRLRHLSLAYNQLEESPPLPGRLQTLSLAGNFLTAMPSSLQTLEPGSIRYLDLSYNRISNLMPDEFRDWAIALATINLRGNRIAQIYKNVFPASMPVKEINLSFNDLYYVHPQSFSNVTSSLHVLESSSTLFSGYFPFEIDEGLVNLSWLSFDNNDFHILRLTDIALLPYLKFLNLDYNRIVDIVIDESHQNVTLALNSIRISYNFISSIRGRTFTNMPDLRNLDLSYNRINNLTKHSFTNLPNLRYLSLAGNIIDSMEPETFANLPKLEILELQGNNFTYFPLHSFLNVSHADITFTLNVSRNNIRSIDGHSTVSVNIFDCSHNDLHEVPNNIFLVFESTIRQIILSHNKIMHISSEAFGQAAHLEILDLHKNNINSIKRKSFSDLFSLQILDLSHNVISQLAVEQFSNLNRLRYLKMDHNNLRLLPRDVFKNTMVEHLDLSVNEISIFPSTALSQIGFTLRYLDLSYNRIEYLDSNIFRNTQFLLTLNLGHNLLTVLSDNTFSCLGGLSQLDLSFNSIKANFKELFHNLPNLRHLNLANISLKSVPYLPLTNLTSLNLTSNLINSFKETDVKRLVNLRHLDISHNRLTSLVPKMWSHLNNLNILDISFNPIIKISPSSFKWLSNLSHLNLIGLKHLDIVDQDSFRPLMSLRSLSIQTWSTINHSTFRISNITSALPSLYKLIIHWTDDVMDDQLHGIDARNIRYLEIRGSRLRKISDEAFEPFSSSQEMFIRITATSLAKLPTALMRHLGQVPQLGLDLSYNQLTTLNPAIFYPNFTSWSHVATKLLSGGLILSGNPLRCECELAWLGAWLRRWLQENEAGAELRRAVRGATCKDQLGRRVPLLQLRADEAECHASALSSDAQPKYTHASFILALLWTLIFR, encoded by the exons ATGGTGTTGGGCGATGCGTGCGTGCGCGCGCTACACGGGGCCACGCTGCTGGCGCTGCTGGTGGGCCCGCTGGCGGCGCCGCGCCCGGAGCCGTGCGCCGGCAGCCCGCTATGCTCCTGCCGCGACAAGCACATGTCCTGCATCGCGGTGCCGCTACACCGCTTCCCAG AATGGCCTCAGATAGAGTTACAACACTTGGATATAAGCATGTCAAATCTGGAAGTCCTATCAGAGAGCGCACTGGATGGCCTAAAACTTCAAACCCTAGTATTAGTAGCAAACAAATTACATAACATCGAACCACATGCATTTAG TTCCATGGCTGTTACACTTGCCTCTTTAGATCTCGGATACAACGATTTCACAGAAATACCGCAACAAGGCTTGAAagatttaaaagttttaaattggTTGAATCTGCAGAA cAACAACATAGCACATGTCGAACCTGAAATTCGATGGCATCACTTAGAAGACACATTGACGAGTTTATCTTTGAGCAACAACCAAGTGTGCGCACTGCCGCCGCGCGCGCTGAGCGCGCTGCGCCGCCTGCTGCAGCTGGACCTCGAGGGCAACCTACTGCGCTCCATCAGCCCGGACTCCTTACCTCCCTCCCTAACCCTCATCAAGCTCTCCAATAACTTTTTACACAAATTCTCCTGTGATTTAGTTTATAATCTCCCTAGGCTACAAGGTATACAATTACgacataattttattaacttTGACCACAATTCCACTTGTTCGAACaacaaaaccaaaaaaatagAGAAACTAGACTTGAGTAATAATAGACTAAATGACTCTACCGATATACTTATACTCCAAGAAATCCAAATTAGGCAAATTATTTTAGATCTCAACGAACTAACAATAGTTCCTAAGTTAGTGTATGCTAAGAATCGTGTAGAGAGATTGTCTATCTCGTACAATAaccttaaatatatttacaatgacgtatttttatcattgaaaaactcattggagCACTTAGAAGTGGAGCACAACAAATTGTCCCACTTGCCGGACAGCCTGGCGCAGGTCACGCGGCTCCGCCATTTATCTCTGGCGTACAACCAGTTGGAGGAGTCGCCGCCCCTCCCCGGCCGCCTCCAGACGCTTTCTCTGGCCGGCAACTTTTTAACTGCCATGCCCTCTTCGCTTCAAACACTTGAACCGGGTTCCATTCGTTACCTCGATTTAAGCTATAACAGGATATCTAATTTGATGCCCGATGAATTccgagactgggctattgctcTAGCGACTATCAATTTGAGAGGAAACAGGATTGCACAGATTTATAAGAACGTTTTCCCAGCTAGTATGCCAGTAAAAGAAATTAATTTGAGTTTCAACGACTTGTACTACGTTCATCCGCAATCTTTTTCGAATGTTACTAGCTCCTTGCATGTTTTAGAATCATCTTCCACTCTATTTAGTGGTTATTTTCCGTTCGAAATAGACGAAGGTCTAGTAAACCTTAGTTGGCTTTCTTTTGATAACAATGATTTTCATATACTGAGATTAACAGACATAGCGTTACTGCCgtatttaaagtttttaaatctAGACTATAACAGGATCGTAGACATAGTTATCGACGAAAGTCATCAAAATGTCACCTTAGCTCTAAACAGCATAAGAATTTcctataattttataagttcAATACGAGGCCGAACATTTACGAATATGCCTGACTTGAGAAACTTAGATTTATCTTATAACCGAATCAATAACTTAACTAAGCACAGTTTCACCAACTTACCGAACTTGAGATATTTATCTCTGGCTGGGAACATAATCGATTCGATGGAGCCGGAAACCTTTGCTAATTTGCCGAAACTAGAAATATTAGAGCTCCAAGGTAATAACTTCACGTACTTTCCGCTTCATTCGTTTCTCAACGTTTCTCATGCCGATATTACGTTTACGTTAAATGTCAGTAGAAATAATATTAGAAGCATAGATGGCCATTCCACAGTTTCCGTAAATATATTTGACTGTTCACACAATGATTTGCATGAAGTGCCAAATAATATCTTCCTTGTATTTGAGTCCACAATACGACAAATTATTCTTtcgcataataaaattatgcatATTTCGAGTGAAGCGTTTGGCCAAGCTGCTCATTTAGAGATACTAGATTTGCATAAGAACAATATAAACTCAATTAAAAGAAAATCTTTTAGTGATTTGTTTTCATTACAAATATTAGACCTTTCTCATAATGTCATTTCCCAGCTAGCAGTGGAGCAATTTAGCAATTTAAATAGATTAAGATACCTGAAAATGGACCATAATAACTTAAGACTCCTTCCTAGAGATGTATTTAAGAATACTATGGTCGAACATCTAGATCTCAGTGTTAACGAGATCTCAATATTCCCAAGCACTGCTCTCTCTCAGATTGGCTTCACTCTCAGGTATCTAGATTTATCTTACAACCGAATTGAATATTTAGATAGCAACATATTTCGTAACACACAGTTTCTATTAACGTTGAACTTAGGTCACAATTTACTTACAGTTTTATCCGATAACACTTTTTCCTGTCTCGGAGGTTTGAGTCAGCTCGACTTAAGCTTTAATTCCATAAAAGCAAACTTTAAAGAGTTGTTCCACAACCTCCCCAACTTGCGGCATTTGAATCTTGCAAATATAAGTTTAAAATCAGTGCCTTATTTACCATTGACGAACTTAACGAGTCtcaatttaacttcaaatttaATTAACAGTTTTAAGGAGACTGACGTTAAACGGCTAGTGAATCTTCGCCACTTAGACATTAGCCATAATCGTCTTACCTCTCTGGTGCCAAAGATGTGGTCgcacttaaataatttaaatattcttGATATTTCATTTAACCCTATTATAAAAATCTCGCCAAGTAGTTTTAAATGGTTGAGCAACCTATCTCACTTAAATTTGATCGGTCTCAAGCATTTAGATATAGTTGATCAAGATTCCTTCCGCCCCTTAATGTCTCTACGGTCTCTGAGCATACAGACGTGGTCCACCATAAAccattccacttttcgaatctCTAATATTACTTCGGCCCTTCCTTCCCTTTACAAGTTGATTATACACTGGACTGACGATGTAATGGACGATCAGCTGCATGGAATTGATGCAAGAAATATTCGTTACTTGGAAATTCGAGGATCGAGGCTGCGTAAAATATCAGACGAAGCCTTCGAGCCATTTTCGAGCAGTCAAGAGATGTTTATTCGGATAACAGCCACCTCCCTGGCGAAGTTGCCGACGGCGCTGATGCGGCACCTCGGACAGGTGCCTCAGCTGGGCCTCGACTTGAGCTATAACCAGCTCACCACACTAAATCCGGCCATTTTCTACCCGAACTTTACAAGCTGGAGTCATGTAGCGACTAAGCTGTTGTCAG GCGGCTTGATTCTGTCGGGTAACCCACTGCGTTGCGAGTGCGAGCTGGCGTGGCTGGGGGCGTGGCTGCGGCGATGGCTGCAGGAGAACGAGGCAGGCGCGGAGCTGCGACGAGCCGTGCGCGGCGCCACCTGTAAGGATCAGCTCGGCCGCCGCGTGCCGCTGCTGCAACTGCGCGCAGACGAGGCCGAGTGCCACGCCAGCGCTCTCTCCAGTGACGCGCAGCCAAAATACACGCACGCATCCTTCATCCTCGCTTTACTTTGGACTCTTATCTTCAGATGA